In Triticum aestivum cultivar Chinese Spring chromosome 5B, IWGSC CS RefSeq v2.1, whole genome shotgun sequence, the following proteins share a genomic window:
- the LOC123117023 gene encoding peroxidase 50: MARWSSCMALLVLAVAAQLGASDLSPGYYGSSCPSLESIVRGVVTQKMDDTIRTIGSTIRLFFHDCFVEGCDASVLIRSTPGNPTEMDADDNKSLAFEGYETVRIAKEAVEAACPDLVSCADILTIATRDAIALSGGPFYPVELGRLDGLSSTASSVAGKLPQPTSTLNQMVAMFRAHGLNMSDIVALSAAHTVGLAHCGKFRDRVYGSPADATLNPKYAAFLRTKCPADGSSDPMVLMDQATPALFDNQYYRNLQDGGGLLASDQLLYNDNRTRPLVNSWANSTAAFSRGFVDAITKLGRVGVKSGSDGNIRKLCDVFN; encoded by the exons ATGGCCCGGTGGTCGTCGTGCATGGCGCTGctcgtcctcgccgtcgccgcgcaGCTCGGCGCGTCCGACCTGTCGCCGGGCTACTACGGCAGCAGCTGCCCCAGCCTGGAGAGCATCGTGCGCGGCGTGGTGACGCAGAAGATGGACGACACCATCCGCACCATCGGCTCCACCATCCGCCTcttcttccacgactgcttcgtcgAG GGCTGCGACGCGTCGGTGCTGATCCGGTCGACGCCGGGGAACCCGACGGAGATGGACGCCGACGACAACAAGTCGCTGGCGTTCGAGGGCTACGAGACGGTGAGGATCGCCAAGGAGGCCGTGGAGGCCGCGTGCCCCGAcctcgtctcctgcgccgacataCTCACCATCGCCACACGGGACGCCATCGCCCTG AGCGGCGGGCCCTTCTACCCAGTGGAGCTGGGGAGGCTGGACGGCCTGAGCTCCACGGCCAGCAGCGTGGCCGGCAAGCTGCCGCAGCCCACCAGCACCCTCAACCAGATGGTCGCCATGTTCAGGGCGCACGGGCTCAACATGTCCGACATCGTCGCTCTCTCAG CGGCGcacaccgtggggctcgcgcactgCGGCAAGTTCAGGGACCGGGTGTACGGCAGCCCGGCGGACGCGACGCTGAACCCCAAGTACGCGGCGTTCCTGAGGACCAAGTGCCCCGCCGACGGGTCGTCGGACCCGATGGTGCTCATGGACCAGGCCACGCCGGCGCTCTTCGACAACCAGTACTACCGGAACCTGCAGGACGGCGGGGGGCTGCTCGCCTCCGACCAGCTCCTCTACAACGACAACCGCACGCGGCCCCTCGTCAACTCGTGGGCCAACAGCACGGCCGCCTTCAGCCGGGGCTTCGTGGACGCCATCACCAAGCTCGGCCGCGTCGGGGTCAAGTCCGGCAGCGACGGCAACATACGCAAGCTGTGCGACGTCTTCAACTGA
- the LOC123113412 gene encoding peroxidase 35, which produces MGAGIRILAAALLALAAVRGATAQLRQGYYSASCPNVEAIVQAAVALKVQQTPVAVGATVRLFFHDCFVQGCDASVIIVSSGNNTAEKDHVSNLSLAGDGFDTVIKAKAAVDTQCPSPNLVSCADILTMATRDVIGLADGPAYPVELGRLDGLVSTASNVDGNLPPPSFNLDQLTAMFAANNLSQADMIALSAAHTVGFAHCGTFTGRIQTAAVDPTMDPGYASQLLAACPAGVDPNVALEIDPVTPHAFDNQYFINLQKGMGLLTSDQVLYADLRSRPTVDAWAANSSDFEAAFVAAMTNLGRVGVKTDPALGNIRRDCAVLNS; this is translated from the exons ATGGGCGCCGGGATTAGGATCCTAGCGGCGGCCCTCCTGGCGCTCGCGGCTGTCCGCGGCGCGACGGCGCAGCTCCGGCAGGGCTACTACTCCGCCAGCTGCCCCAACGTGGAGGCCATCGTGCAAGCCGCCGTGGCCCTCAAGGTCCAGCAGACGCCCGTCGCCGTCGGCGCCACCGTCCGCCTcttcttccacgactgcttcgtccaG GGATGCGACGCGTCGGTCATCATCGTGTCGTCGGGGAACAACACGGCGGAGAAGGACCACGTGAGCAACCTCTCCCTCGCCGGCGACGGCTTCGACACCGTCATCAAGGCGAAGGCGGCCGTGGACACGCAGTGCCCCAGCCCCAACCTGGTGTCGTGCGCGGACATCCTCACCATGGCCACCCGGGACGTCATCGGCCTG GCCGACGGCCCGGCGTACCCCGTGGAGCTCGGGAGGCTGGACGGGCTGGTGTCGACGGCGAGCAACGTGGACGGGAACCTGCCGCCGCCGTCGTTCAACCTGGACCAGCTGACGGCGATGTTCGCCGCCAACAACCTGTCCCAGGCCGACATGATTGCGCTCTCCG CGGCGCACACGGTGGGGTTCGCGCACTGCGGGACGTTCACGGGCCGGATCCAGACGGCGGCAGTGGACCCGACGATGGACCCCGGGTACGCGTCGCAACTGCTGGCGGCGTGCCCGGCGGGGGTGGACCCGAACGTGGCGCTGGAGATCGACCCGGTGACGCCGCACGCCTTCGACAACCAGTACTTCATCAACCTGCAGAAGGGGATGGGCCTGCTCACCTCCGACCAGGTCCTCTACGCCGACCTCCGGTCGCGCCCCACCGTCGACGCCTGGGCGGCCAACAGCTCCGACTTCGAGGCCGCCTTCGTCGCCGCCATGACCAACCTCGGCCGCGTCGGCGTCAAGACGGACCCCGCGCTCGGCAACATCCGCCGCGACTGCGCCGTGCTCAACAGCTGA